A part of Paenibacillus sp. sptzw28 genomic DNA contains:
- a CDS encoding transglutaminase-like domain-containing protein, whose amino-acid sequence MQAQQSASRSAGRIREIDKEGAVFFNKSSRRFVTSLLLFGLMTEWLLPLEQLKAYTELYRVGPVIAAVGCFLAVGLLVPPVWASLLLNGVVCVGAVLYMFSVQSPSAVDSMARLIQALSGDALRVMEGHLQLSGETRTLLLIMGLGMMAAAVQSLVWLRQWGLGLTALTALYLLALYAFLGIDVLPGLIRACTEGLLLSALLTLPRIERLLGAVHSVRSRNGSVGGWPVSWWSGAALAAVLLTAAGVIAQWGTLPAAGPAPWVTEAVDWGKTHLTKSRTAAVSRNDSINALNSGAVPGTAGLTGYGFDDSRLGAPISPDSTALFTVLSPESTYMRGESKAFYNGQGWDQPNQRMEEKTIAENKGTAGMEASNSPGAGGATAEPDVGAAGETGRVIRQTVTAEYPSPGWPLLTAGADAQVVALNPVVDDRKAAYRYRLNTATGALYPADGELVKQYTIETRMPDMSADTLRTVDGSVSDPADIAEEYTQLPLSLPARVGGLAKEIADGTGGGRYETVKAIEAYLRSHFAYTQKGTSVPVMGEDFVDQFLFEQKQGYCVHFATAMTVMLRTQGIPARYVKGFAPGEAGDGGALEGTPSTGGANAKAYTLRASDAHAWVEVFFPGVGWVPFEPTPGFAAPAGEAGGAGAAASAADSADAAQHGLAAAAGNAAAPVGAGRAAERAMRAAAQLQAAAVRAAEAAMREANALAQAARGAAAARPWAVAALAACATAAAVLSAAAWRKRERFAFASALRRYGSALDTGRLTAARGQFLALADACWRELYRRCGARPAHSTAREYAAALALPPQTAQLVADFVRWDEQARYDADWLEMPTKEQVGAFLSALSHQTEPRRISIGKQL is encoded by the coding sequence ATGCAAGCGCAGCAATCAGCTAGCCGAAGCGCTGGGAGAATACGGGAAATCGACAAGGAAGGCGCGGTCTTTTTCAATAAGAGTTCCCGGCGCTTCGTTACCAGCCTTCTGCTCTTTGGCCTTATGACGGAATGGCTGCTGCCGCTGGAGCAGTTAAAGGCCTATACGGAACTGTACCGCGTCGGCCCGGTTATTGCGGCGGTGGGCTGCTTTCTGGCCGTCGGACTATTAGTGCCTCCGGTTTGGGCGTCGCTGCTTCTTAACGGGGTCGTATGCGTCGGTGCGGTGCTGTATATGTTCAGCGTGCAATCCCCTTCTGCCGTCGATTCAATGGCGAGGCTGATCCAGGCGCTTAGCGGTGATGCGCTTCGCGTTATGGAGGGTCACCTGCAGCTAAGCGGTGAGACGCGGACGCTGCTGCTCATCATGGGGCTCGGCATGATGGCTGCAGCCGTGCAGTCGCTCGTCTGGCTCAGGCAGTGGGGACTCGGTTTAACGGCGCTTACCGCTCTGTATTTGCTCGCTTTATACGCCTTTCTCGGGATTGATGTGCTCCCCGGTCTGATTCGGGCATGCACGGAGGGTCTGCTGTTAAGCGCGCTGCTGACGCTTCCGAGAATCGAGCGGCTGCTTGGTGCTGTACATTCTGTCCGCTCCCGGAACGGCTCGGTAGGCGGATGGCCCGTGAGCTGGTGGAGCGGGGCGGCATTGGCAGCCGTTCTTCTAACGGCTGCGGGAGTGATTGCCCAGTGGGGAACGCTTCCGGCCGCAGGGCCTGCACCGTGGGTCACGGAAGCAGTTGATTGGGGAAAGACGCATTTGACCAAAAGCCGGACGGCCGCAGTTTCTCGCAATGACAGCATTAATGCGTTGAATTCGGGCGCAGTTCCGGGTACCGCCGGCCTGACCGGCTACGGATTCGATGACAGCCGGCTGGGCGCGCCGATTTCGCCGGATTCGACAGCGTTGTTTACGGTTTTATCTCCTGAATCGACCTACATGCGAGGTGAGAGTAAGGCTTTTTACAATGGCCAAGGCTGGGATCAGCCCAACCAGCGCATGGAGGAGAAAACGATAGCGGAGAATAAGGGTACGGCCGGAATGGAGGCGTCAAACAGCCCGGGTGCGGGTGGAGCGACAGCAGAACCTGATGTGGGTGCAGCGGGCGAGACGGGTCGTGTGATCCGTCAGACGGTGACGGCGGAATACCCGTCGCCAGGGTGGCCGTTGTTGACGGCGGGAGCGGATGCGCAGGTTGTCGCGCTTAACCCGGTTGTAGATGACAGAAAGGCGGCCTACCGATACAGGCTTAATACTGCAACCGGTGCCCTGTACCCTGCTGACGGCGAGCTCGTCAAGCAGTATACGATCGAGACGCGCATGCCGGATATGAGCGCCGATACGCTGCGGACTGTAGACGGCTCGGTTTCCGATCCCGCAGATATCGCGGAAGAGTATACACAGCTTCCATTATCACTGCCCGCTCGCGTAGGCGGGCTTGCCAAGGAAATCGCGGACGGAACGGGGGGCGGACGTTATGAGACGGTAAAGGCCATCGAAGCGTATTTACGCAGTCATTTCGCCTATACTCAGAAGGGCACGTCGGTCCCGGTCATGGGGGAAGACTTCGTCGATCAATTTTTGTTCGAACAGAAACAGGGCTACTGTGTTCATTTTGCAACGGCGATGACGGTCATGCTCCGGACGCAGGGCATACCCGCACGCTATGTAAAAGGGTTCGCCCCCGGCGAAGCCGGCGACGGGGGCGCGCTTGAAGGTACGCCGAGCACAGGCGGTGCAAACGCGAAGGCTTACACCCTGCGGGCAAGCGATGCGCACGCTTGGGTGGAGGTGTTTTTCCCGGGCGTCGGCTGGGTGCCTTTCGAGCCGACGCCGGGCTTCGCTGCGCCGGCGGGCGAAGCCGGCGGCGCAGGCGCAGCGGCATCGGCGGCCGATTCGGCCGATGCCGCGCAGCACGGGCTTGCCGCGGCGGCGGGCAATGCCGCAGCCCCGGTCGGCGCTGGGCGCGCCGCGGAGCGCGCCATGCGCGCGGCAGCGCAGCTGCAGGCGGCCGCGGTGCGGGCCGCCGAAGCCGCTATGCGCGAGGCGAATGCCCTCGCGCAAGCGGCCCGCGGCGCAGCGGCGGCCAGGCCGTGGGCCGTGGCCGCGCTGGCCGCGTGCGCCACAGCCGCCGCCGTGCTCTCGGCGGCGGCGTGGCGCAAACGCGAACGCTTCGCGTTCGCAAGCGCGCTGCGCCGGTACGGCAGCGCGCTTGATACGGGCCGGCTCACAGCGGCCCGCGGGCAGTTCCTCGCGCTCGCGGATGCGTGCTGGCGCGAGCTGTACAGGCGCTGCGGCGCCCGGCCGGCGCACAGCACCGCACGCGAATATGCGGCGGCGCTAGCCTTGCCGCCGCAAACCGCGCAGCTCGTGGCCGACTTCGTCCGCTGGGACGAACAGGCGCGGTATGACGCCGACTGGCTGGAAATGCCGACGAAGGAACAGGTCGGAGCATTTCTTTCCGCGCTGTCACATCAGACCGAGCCAAGGCGCATAAGCATCGGAAAGCAGCTGTAA
- a CDS encoding DUF58 domain-containing protein — MNGRGKAFRGAAASVPADAAAVSGPGTGAPGTHVKRVYKTDAAHMKKSLAVAVGDRKPQSRHFARLVLILLLAACGAALQSRGGAVEWLLFATAAAMAVWCIVIPYAAVGRITVERSIDAGARLVDGGSMIVRLTVRSTRPLPMMWVSVKEEIINASEAEGSRPSPPLLFRAIALSLFSRKQTISYTVMGLQRGELLFRPVRITVGDLLGMSMRSFIISTDGRALVRPVPPQGDRIEGLPGSLARTKPVHKRPIDSIGASSMSAAAAVRRSGSGVQSRVYVPGDPLWRVNWRAMARGLGLHTRISDAELPGDTVILLDASKTVYTGDGRLFDANAGRAWLAVRSAWEAGNGIKLICTDLEETRIHIRSGDRSALRNAEERLARLRADGVKPLAEWLADITASLPRGAAFVCFSAVHSDLPDGAAVMGGAARKPGDLTGASRARGGNSSLAAAEAGNKIYGSSLEDSPAGHMSSIYHAARIAGVRGARLYMLFSCRGAVPSDAERRWQERLSGAGCFAGLLPVPADYRKQPEIAEGVDRDASAAIS; from the coding sequence ATGAACGGAAGAGGGAAAGCCTTCCGCGGCGCCGCAGCTTCGGTTCCGGCGGATGCAGCGGCAGTTAGTGGACCAGGAACCGGTGCTCCGGGTACCCATGTAAAAAGGGTGTATAAAACAGACGCTGCTCATATGAAAAAGAGCTTGGCTGTTGCAGTCGGAGACCGGAAGCCGCAGAGCCGCCATTTTGCGCGGCTTGTGCTTATCCTGCTTCTGGCGGCATGCGGCGCAGCTCTGCAATCACGGGGAGGCGCCGTGGAGTGGCTTCTGTTTGCCACTGCCGCCGCAATGGCGGTATGGTGTATCGTTATTCCATACGCGGCGGTTGGACGTATTACGGTCGAGAGGTCGATCGATGCGGGAGCACGGCTTGTGGACGGGGGAAGTATGATTGTCCGTTTGACAGTCCGCAGCACAAGACCGCTGCCGATGATGTGGGTATCGGTAAAGGAGGAAATCATAAATGCTTCGGAGGCGGAGGGCAGCCGACCTTCACCGCCTTTATTATTCCGTGCAATAGCACTTTCCTTGTTCAGCCGCAAACAAACAATAAGCTACACGGTTATGGGTCTGCAAAGAGGAGAGCTGCTGTTCCGTCCGGTTCGCATTACGGTCGGCGATTTGCTTGGCATGAGCATGCGAAGCTTCATTATTAGCACCGATGGCCGGGCGCTTGTAAGGCCGGTGCCGCCGCAGGGCGACCGAATAGAAGGCCTGCCGGGTTCTCTTGCCCGAACCAAACCGGTTCATAAACGGCCGATTGATTCAATCGGGGCTTCGTCGATGAGTGCTGCTGCGGCAGTGCGCCGTTCAGGTTCGGGGGTCCAGTCGCGGGTATACGTTCCAGGAGACCCGCTGTGGCGGGTTAATTGGCGTGCCATGGCGAGAGGGCTCGGCCTGCATACCCGCATTAGCGACGCCGAGCTGCCGGGCGATACGGTCATACTGCTCGACGCATCGAAGACTGTATATACCGGCGACGGACGGTTGTTCGATGCGAACGCGGGACGTGCCTGGCTCGCGGTGCGCAGCGCTTGGGAAGCGGGAAACGGCATCAAGCTGATCTGCACCGACCTCGAAGAAACGCGTATTCACATTCGGTCCGGAGACAGATCGGCGCTGCGAAATGCGGAAGAGCGGCTCGCCCGGCTGCGGGCGGATGGCGTGAAGCCGCTGGCAGAATGGCTGGCAGATATAACCGCCTCACTGCCGCGCGGCGCTGCCTTTGTTTGCTTCAGCGCCGTTCATTCGGACCTGCCGGACGGGGCGGCGGTTATGGGGGGAGCGGCCCGAAAGCCCGGAGATTTGACCGGCGCGAGCAGGGCCAGAGGGGGAAATTCATCGCTTGCCGCAGCTGAAGCCGGCAATAAAATTTATGGCAGCAGCTTGGAAGACTCGCCGGCCGGTCATATGTCATCTATTTATCACGCAGCAAGGATTGCCGGAGTTCGCGGAGCGCGGCTCTATATGTTGTTTTCATGCAGAGGAGCTGTTCCTTCGGATGCTGAAAGGCGGTGGCAGGAGCGGCTCAGTGGAGCCGGCTGCTTCGCCGGATTGCTTCCGGTTCCTGCTGATTACCGGAAGCAGCCGGAAATTGCGGAGGGAGTGGATCGCGATGCAAGCGCAGCAATCAGCTAG
- a CDS encoding MoxR family ATPase encodes MIPKQSAEEWQADDFPVEKQQDSWPEAASQLLRLMMARVNSVLLGKSEVVERVFAALLAGGHVLLEDVPGVGKTLLVRAIARVIGGEFRRIQFTSDMLPADVIGGLVWDGKRGDLVFRQGPLMANVVLADEINRTPPRTQSALLEAMEERSVTADGETMRLPQPFMLLATQNPLRDDGTYPLPEAQLDRFMMRLTVGYPSAEDEIAMLEGGGHRLQPEQLRPVIIPEEWLRMQRDAQSVHVHSALLAYAVQIVGTTRTAAELTLGASPRATRDWVRAAQATAYVDGRRFVLPDDMKETAEEVLAHRLVMRDAAAAEGITAADVLRRILASTPVPAPSGEGDRRR; translated from the coding sequence ATGATTCCAAAACAATCGGCGGAAGAATGGCAGGCAGACGATTTTCCGGTGGAAAAGCAGCAGGATAGCTGGCCGGAAGCGGCGAGTCAGCTGCTTCGGCTGATGATGGCACGGGTGAACAGTGTGCTTCTCGGCAAAAGCGAGGTTGTGGAGAGGGTCTTTGCCGCGCTGCTTGCGGGCGGGCATGTGCTGCTCGAGGATGTGCCGGGCGTCGGCAAGACGCTGCTTGTGCGAGCCATCGCACGGGTTATAGGCGGAGAATTTCGCCGCATCCAGTTCACCTCGGATATGCTGCCGGCCGATGTCATCGGGGGGCTCGTATGGGATGGGAAGCGGGGCGACCTCGTGTTTCGCCAGGGCCCGCTTATGGCCAATGTGGTGCTGGCGGATGAAATAAACCGTACCCCGCCCCGTACGCAATCGGCGCTGCTGGAGGCCATGGAGGAGCGGAGTGTTACGGCGGACGGGGAAACGATGCGGCTGCCGCAGCCATTCATGCTGCTTGCGACGCAGAACCCGCTTCGCGACGACGGGACGTATCCGCTGCCGGAAGCGCAGCTGGACCGTTTTATGATGCGGCTGACCGTTGGATATCCGTCGGCGGAGGATGAAATTGCGATGCTGGAGGGCGGCGGGCATCGTCTTCAGCCTGAGCAGCTGCGGCCTGTAATCATTCCGGAGGAATGGCTGCGGATGCAGCGCGATGCGCAGTCGGTGCACGTGCATTCGGCCCTGCTGGCGTATGCGGTACAAATTGTGGGTACAACTCGAACCGCTGCGGAGCTGACGCTCGGAGCAAGCCCGAGGGCAACGCGGGACTGGGTTCGGGCTGCGCAGGCGACCGCATATGTTGACGGACGCCGGTTTGTTCTGCCCGACGATATGAAGGAGACGGCAGAAGAGGTGCTCGCTCACCGTTTGGTTATGAGGGATGCGGCTGCGGCGGAAGGGATAACGGCGGCGGATGTGCTGCGCCGGATCCTCGCTTCGACTCCGGTGCCGGCACCGTCCGGCGAAGGCGATCGACGCCGATGA
- the bcp gene encoding thioredoxin-dependent thiol peroxidase: MAKIKAKAFVGKKAPDFSLEAAGGRQVKLSDYIGQKVVLFFYPKDLTPACTQESCDFRDVYAEFRELGTVVLGISIDTAATHERFAAKYELPYELLADPEHRVCELYGVWQLKKLYGREYMGLVRSTFLINEKGKLVREWRNIRVKGHVQEVLKAAQELK, translated from the coding sequence ATGGCTAAAATTAAGGCAAAGGCATTCGTAGGCAAAAAGGCGCCCGACTTCTCGCTTGAAGCGGCAGGCGGCCGTCAAGTGAAGCTCTCCGATTATATCGGGCAAAAGGTTGTGCTGTTCTTCTACCCGAAGGATCTGACTCCTGCCTGTACGCAGGAATCATGCGATTTCCGCGATGTCTATGCGGAGTTTCGCGAATTGGGCACAGTCGTGCTCGGTATCAGCATTGATACAGCTGCGACACATGAGCGGTTCGCCGCCAAGTACGAGCTGCCCTATGAGCTGCTGGCTGACCCGGAGCACAGGGTATGCGAGCTCTACGGGGTGTGGCAGCTGAAGAAGCTTTACGGCCGTGAATATATGGGCTTGGTCCGCTCGACGTTCCTCATTAACGAGAAGGGCAAGCTCGTACGCGAGTGGCGGAATATCAGAGTCAAGGGGCATGTTCAGGAAGTGCTGAAGGCGGCGCAGGAATTGAAATAG
- a CDS encoding ABC transporter permease: MFYWSLCVEYLKNYAKTRLAYRMDFWVEVLSDLLFQGVNLIFILIVFQHTPSLGGWSEAEVVFVYGFFMVPFGIFGVFFNLWNFGERYIIKGEMDRILTRPAYNLYQVLLENMDPPSLFGSLVGAVIMALSWSELGLPFEALDVLMLVVFIIGAVLIYGGMYIALTAISFYSDAPTGILPLMYNLQNYGRYPVNIYNKTIRFLLTWVLPFAFVGVIPASYFLGRHEDGLSSLALLTPVVGIVMLSIGLTVWNLGVKRYRGAGS, encoded by the coding sequence ATGTTTTACTGGTCCTTATGTGTGGAATATTTAAAGAACTATGCGAAGACCAGGCTTGCCTACCGGATGGATTTCTGGGTCGAGGTGTTGTCCGACCTGCTCTTCCAGGGGGTTAACCTGATCTTTATCCTCATCGTGTTCCAGCACACGCCGTCGCTCGGCGGCTGGTCTGAGGCGGAGGTTGTCTTCGTATACGGCTTCTTCATGGTTCCTTTCGGAATTTTCGGAGTGTTCTTTAATTTATGGAACTTCGGAGAACGCTATATTATAAAGGGCGAAATGGACCGTATTTTGACCCGGCCCGCTTACAATCTGTATCAGGTGCTGCTTGAGAATATGGATCCGCCGTCCTTGTTCGGCTCCCTTGTCGGAGCGGTTATCATGGCACTCAGCTGGTCTGAGCTCGGTCTGCCCTTTGAAGCGCTTGACGTGCTGATGCTTGTCGTGTTCATCATTGGCGCAGTGCTGATCTACGGGGGAATGTACATTGCCCTGACGGCGATATCCTTTTACTCCGATGCGCCGACAGGCATTTTGCCGCTCATGTACAATCTCCAGAATTACGGTCGCTACCCGGTCAACATTTATAACAAAACGATCCGTTTCCTGCTGACGTGGGTGCTGCCGTTCGCTTTTGTCGGCGTTATTCCGGCATCGTATTTTCTCGGTCGGCACGAAGACGGATTATCGAGCTTGGCGCTTCTAACGCCGGTAGTCGGAATTGTTATGCTGTCGATCGGTCTAACGGTGTGGAATCTTGGGGTTAAACGGTACCGCGGCGCCGGTTCGTAA
- a CDS encoding ABC-2 family transporter protein: MTSAYLDLIRIRFLMMLAYRVNYYSGIVIYAINIGAYYFLWEAIYGTQKILGGFTLAQMTTYVAVSWMARAFYFNNLDREIASEIRDGSVAIQFIRPYNYLFVKMMQAFGEGIFRLLLFMAPGLVVVCLIFPVKLPTDPGVWALYFVMLVLSFLINTQINMLTGLFAFFVENNEGMLRMKRVLVDLFSGVIVPVSFFPGWLAIAMKWLPFQAITYLPSSVFTGRVAGDEALRVLGVQIIWFLVLIVPIAWVWRQARYRLFVQGG, translated from the coding sequence ATGACTAGCGCATATCTGGACCTTATCCGTATCCGTTTCCTTATGATGCTGGCTTACCGTGTGAACTATTACAGCGGCATCGTCATCTATGCGATCAATATAGGCGCTTATTATTTCCTATGGGAAGCGATTTACGGGACGCAGAAAATACTCGGGGGCTTTACGCTTGCTCAGATGACGACCTATGTAGCGGTATCGTGGATGGCCCGCGCTTTCTACTTCAACAACCTTGACCGCGAAATCGCAAGCGAAATCCGCGACGGCAGCGTAGCTATACAGTTCATCCGGCCGTATAATTATTTATTCGTCAAAATGATGCAGGCCTTCGGTGAAGGGATTTTCCGCCTGCTCCTCTTTATGGCACCGGGACTTGTTGTCGTCTGCCTGATCTTCCCGGTCAAGCTGCCGACCGACCCGGGAGTATGGGCGCTCTATTTTGTCATGCTGGTGTTGAGCTTTCTTATTAATACGCAAATTAATATGCTGACGGGACTGTTCGCCTTTTTCGTGGAAAATAACGAGGGGATGCTGCGGATGAAGCGGGTGCTCGTCGATCTGTTCTCGGGCGTAATCGTACCGGTGTCATTCTTTCCCGGCTGGCTCGCGATAGCAATGAAATGGCTGCCGTTTCAGGCGATCACCTATCTGCCGAGTTCTGTGTTCACGGGAAGAGTCGCGGGAGACGAAGCGCTGCGCGTGCTTGGCGTGCAAATCATCTGGTTCCTCGTGCTGATCGTACCGATCGCTTGGGTATGGCGGCAGGCGCGGTACCGGCTGTTCGTGCAGGGAGGATGA
- a CDS encoding LCP family protein, which translates to MPRVKTGKKRAWLLPLIIVLSVIVGFAAYQGVGVYKSLDKFSKSKDESRFSQFKETATDQPAKWEGTERVNILLMGGDNRGLKKNDAARSDSMLVASVDPVTKQVHLFSILRDTYVPIEGHGEGRINTALALGGPNLAMKTIGGMLGLNIQYYVYTDFEGFKSLINAIGGIDYDVEKNMNYVDNADGNRYDIHLKKGMQHLDGEHALMYVRFRHDAMSDFTRTERQRNFLTAVADKLKSGWNLLRMKQILDSVQPYIETNLEVSDMLKLAQLGVDSHMAGQAQVPPMDLIGDKKVDGASVLSVRNDAELLAYVKSELSKDSTAPSSSGTQSVNSTDGGQASESSASGSSSASGSSASK; encoded by the coding sequence ATGCCGCGGGTGAAGACAGGAAAAAAAAGAGCATGGCTGCTGCCATTAATTATTGTACTATCCGTAATAGTCGGATTCGCCGCCTATCAAGGTGTTGGCGTATATAAGTCGCTTGATAAATTCAGCAAGTCGAAGGACGAATCGCGGTTTAGCCAGTTTAAGGAGACCGCAACGGACCAGCCTGCGAAATGGGAAGGAACCGAACGGGTCAACATTTTACTTATGGGCGGCGACAACCGGGGTTTGAAGAAAAATGATGCAGCCCGGTCGGACTCAATGCTTGTTGCCTCGGTCGACCCGGTAACGAAACAGGTCCATCTCTTCTCTATATTGCGCGATACTTACGTTCCTATTGAAGGACATGGCGAAGGCCGGATTAACACGGCTTTGGCGCTTGGCGGACCTAATCTCGCCATGAAGACGATCGGCGGAATGCTTGGTCTTAATATTCAATATTATGTTTATACCGATTTTGAAGGATTCAAATCGCTGATCAACGCAATCGGCGGGATCGACTATGATGTCGAGAAGAACATGAACTACGTCGATAATGCCGACGGCAACCGGTACGACATCCATTTGAAAAAAGGAATGCAGCACCTCGACGGAGAGCATGCGCTGATGTATGTCCGTTTCCGTCATGATGCGATGAGCGATTTCACCCGAACCGAGCGTCAGCGCAATTTCCTGACAGCGGTCGCGGATAAGCTGAAATCGGGATGGAACCTGCTCCGAATGAAACAGATTCTGGACAGCGTACAGCCTTACATTGAAACAAACCTTGAAGTTTCGGATATGCTTAAGCTTGCGCAGCTCGGCGTCGACAGCCATATGGCGGGACAAGCGCAGGTACCGCCGATGGACTTGATCGGCGATAAGAAAGTTGACGGGGCGTCCGTACTTTCGGTGCGGAACGATGCGGAGCTTCTAGCTTACGTGAAATCAGAGCTCAGCAAGGACTCGACGGCTCCGTCTTCTTCAGGCACCCAGTCTGTGAACAGCACGGACGGCGGCCAGGCAAGCGAAAGCAGTGCCAGCGGGAGCAGCTCCGCCAGCGGCAGCAGTGCCAGCAAGTAA
- a CDS encoding glutamate-1-semialdehyde 2,1-aminomutase — MSIPRTRSEQLYAEALEHIVGGVNSPSRSFKAVGGGAPVFMKRAHGAHFWDVDGNRYIDYLCAYGPIITGHAHPHITAAITRAAENGTLYGTPTELEIELARMLKAAIPSLDKVRFVNSGTEAVMTTIRVARAYTKRSKIIKFAGCYHGHSDLVLVAAGSGPSTLGIPDSAGIPESIASEVITVPFNDLVSLLHALERWGDDVAAVMIEPIVGNFGMVMPAPGFLEGLCRITRDAGALVIYDEVISGFRFHYGCAQTYDTFPDKQAIEPDLTALGKIIGGGLPIGAYGGRKEIMAQVAPLGPAYQAGTMAGNPASISAGIACLELLQTPGVYDRMDALASRLTDALQHSAGKHGVPLTINRIRGSFSTHFCPHPVTNYDEAQRSDGEQFARFFRLMLEQGICLAPSKYEAWFLTLAHTEQDIAETIEAAERAFNEMNNNTK, encoded by the coding sequence ATGTCCATTCCACGTACACGCTCGGAGCAGCTATATGCCGAAGCGCTTGAGCATATTGTCGGCGGTGTCAATAGCCCTTCCCGTTCCTTCAAAGCGGTTGGCGGTGGCGCGCCTGTGTTTATGAAGCGAGCGCATGGGGCTCACTTCTGGGATGTCGACGGGAACCGTTACATCGACTACCTGTGCGCTTACGGTCCTATCATAACCGGGCATGCCCACCCTCACATTACCGCGGCGATCACGCGGGCGGCCGAGAACGGCACGCTGTACGGTACGCCGACGGAGCTGGAAATCGAGCTTGCACGCATGCTGAAAGCCGCAATTCCATCGCTCGATAAGGTTCGGTTCGTCAACTCGGGGACGGAAGCGGTCATGACAACGATCCGGGTCGCCCGCGCCTATACGAAACGCAGCAAGATCATCAAGTTCGCCGGCTGTTACCACGGTCATTCCGATCTGGTTCTCGTCGCCGCAGGCTCCGGACCGTCGACACTCGGTATCCCCGACAGTGCAGGCATACCGGAAAGCATCGCCAGCGAGGTTATCACGGTGCCGTTCAATGACCTTGTCAGCCTGCTGCATGCTCTTGAACGCTGGGGCGATGACGTCGCAGCGGTCATGATTGAACCGATCGTCGGCAACTTCGGCATGGTCATGCCTGCTCCGGGATTCCTCGAAGGGCTCTGCCGCATAACACGGGATGCCGGCGCTCTCGTCATATATGACGAAGTGATCAGCGGTTTCAGGTTCCATTACGGCTGCGCTCAAACGTATGATACATTTCCCGACAAGCAAGCGATCGAACCGGACCTGACCGCGCTGGGCAAAATCATCGGCGGAGGTCTGCCAATCGGCGCATATGGCGGACGCAAGGAGATTATGGCGCAAGTCGCGCCTCTCGGCCCGGCTTACCAAGCAGGTACGATGGCCGGCAACCCTGCTTCGATCTCCGCCGGGATCGCGTGTCTGGAACTGCTTCAAACGCCAGGGGTTTATGACAGAATGGACGCGCTTGCCTCCAGGCTGACCGATGCGCTGCAGCATTCAGCCGGCAAACACGGAGTCCCTCTCACGATTAACCGTATTCGCGGATCATTCTCAACCCACTTCTGCCCGCATCCGGTGACAAATTACGACGAAGCGCAGCGCTCGGACGGGGAGCAATTCGCCCGTTTCTTCCGCCTAATGCTCGAACAGGGCATTTGCCTCGCGCCTTCCAAATATGAGGCGTGGTTCCTCACACTGGCACATACGGAGCAGGATATTGCCGAGACGATTGAGGCCGCTGAGCGAGCATTTAACGAAATGAATAATAATACAAAATAA
- a CDS encoding FTR1 family protein has protein sequence MMVLLVVALLVWQGITADGAPDPSKSNLTPTAATLDTAILIFREGLEAILVLMAITAGLIRSKRDSWKPIFVGSGISVLISLHNRKRRQITDSPNDATAVSSYWSLVVIGLTSVYREGFEIVLFLQNLRLHAGNHVILIGASIGLFFTAIVGVLTFVAHQKLPYKKMLILTGVMLTVVLFVMVGETVQEMQLAGWVPTTTIHVNIPAWAGVWFCIFPTVETLASQYVAMMFVIGSYAYLQYVRVWRPRMSDRLNSDSAS, from the coding sequence ATGATGGTGCTTTTAGTGGTGGCTCTGCTTGTATGGCAAGGGATTACGGCTGACGGCGCCCCGGATCCGAGCAAGAGCAATTTAACCCCGACAGCAGCGACATTAGACACCGCTATTCTCATTTTCCGCGAAGGACTTGAGGCTATTCTTGTCTTGATGGCAATAACAGCTGGTCTGATCCGGTCGAAAAGGGACTCGTGGAAGCCCATTTTCGTTGGATCGGGTATATCTGTTTTAATTTCTTTACATAATCGAAAGCGGCGTCAGATCACCGACTCACCGAACGATGCAACTGCCGTTTCCTCTTACTGGAGTCTCGTTGTTATCGGATTAACATCCGTATACCGGGAAGGGTTTGAGATTGTCCTATTCCTTCAGAATCTGCGTTTACATGCCGGAAACCATGTTATTTTGATAGGTGCGTCCATCGGATTATTCTTCACAGCGATTGTAGGCGTTCTTACCTTCGTCGCTCATCAGAAGCTTCCATACAAAAAGATGTTAATCCTGACCGGAGTCATGCTTACAGTCGTTCTATTTGTCATGGTTGGCGAAACCGTTCAGGAGATGCAGCTTGCAGGATGGGTACCAACCACGACTATTCATGTGAATATACCGGCATGGGCCGGAGTATGGTTCTGCATATTCCCGACTGTAGAAACATTGGCCTCGCAATATGTCGCTATGATGTTTGTTATTGGTTCCTATGCTTACTTGCAGTATGTTCGAGTTTGGAGACCGCGCATGTCAGACAGGTTGAATTCGGACTCGGCCTCATGA